In one window of Paenarthrobacter nicotinovorans DNA:
- a CDS encoding MFS transporter, giving the protein MIGELGRRSSTALLVHSALIQAVTFLVRPAATYRALELDVPPFALGVLAASYAVFPLLLALPIGGLVDRLGERRLMAIGAAVVLGCSAFLLFWGTSVAALVAGTALLGAGQLACVVGQQAVVANNAASSRLDSAFGYLTFAASLGQALGPLAISVVGGATVHPNTEAIFILSVGMSLVLFLTTFVISRKVSGRTNRAKARNAPKGGAIALLRTPGVARALATSATVLAVVDLTVVYLPALGAERGLTAATVGLMLTVRALFSMVSRIGLGSMSRKLGRMKLLVLSLAISTVALAVAAIPMPAWLLFVVMAFLGLGLGIGQPLTMSWLSAQAPAGQRGRALALRLAGNRVGQVVLPSAIGVVAVGMGAAGVFLASAVAVGGTMLLLRGVRLDD; this is encoded by the coding sequence ATGATCGGCGAACTGGGCCGACGCTCGTCCACGGCACTGCTTGTCCACTCGGCATTGATCCAGGCAGTGACCTTCCTGGTCCGCCCTGCTGCCACCTATCGGGCCCTTGAACTTGATGTTCCGCCGTTTGCGTTGGGTGTCCTCGCAGCCAGCTATGCGGTTTTCCCGTTGCTGCTGGCGCTGCCAATCGGCGGACTTGTGGACAGATTGGGTGAGCGCCGCCTCATGGCGATCGGGGCCGCCGTCGTTCTTGGTTGTTCTGCTTTCCTGCTGTTTTGGGGAACGTCGGTGGCTGCGCTGGTGGCCGGCACAGCGCTTCTTGGGGCGGGGCAATTGGCGTGCGTGGTAGGCCAACAGGCGGTGGTGGCGAACAACGCGGCGTCGTCGCGCCTGGACTCGGCATTCGGGTATCTGACGTTCGCCGCCTCACTGGGCCAGGCCCTCGGACCGTTGGCCATCTCAGTGGTGGGCGGCGCGACCGTGCACCCGAACACCGAGGCCATCTTCATCCTTTCGGTCGGCATGAGCCTGGTGCTGTTCTTGACCACGTTCGTGATTTCCCGCAAAGTCAGCGGCCGGACAAACAGGGCCAAAGCCAGGAACGCGCCCAAGGGCGGGGCGATCGCGTTGCTGAGAACACCGGGCGTCGCCCGGGCGCTTGCCACGAGCGCGACGGTTCTGGCCGTCGTCGACCTGACCGTCGTTTACCTTCCCGCCCTCGGTGCCGAACGCGGCCTGACGGCGGCCACCGTGGGTCTGATGCTGACTGTCCGTGCGTTGTTCTCCATGGTTTCCCGCATCGGCCTCGGCAGCATGTCGCGCAAGCTGGGACGTATGAAGCTGCTGGTCCTGAGCCTGGCCATCTCCACCGTGGCCCTGGCAGTGGCGGCCATTCCGATGCCGGCGTGGCTGCTGTTCGTTGTCATGGCGTTCCTGGGCCTGGGGTTGGGAATCGGGCAGCCCCTGACCATGTCGTGGCTTTCAGCGCAGGCCCCCGCCGGCCAACGGGGTCGCGCGCTGGCCTTGAGATTGGCGGGCAACAGGGTTGGCCAAGTGGTGCTGCCCAGCGCCATCGGTGTTGTCGCCGTCGGAATGGGCGCGGCGGGAGTGTTCCTGGCGTCCGCAGTTGCCGTGGGCGGAACGATGCTGCTGCTGCGGGGTGTCCGACTGGACGACTGA
- a CDS encoding GntR family transcriptional regulator: MADPQPRNTGAHLVYNELKRRILSLELKPGERIYEPAMATELQVSRTPLREAIRRLISESLLEQQPTGGVLVPLLDEKAISELYDVRAALESLMAREACANATAKDLEELQGIVARNAALVDFADEAMKYGVALHAAIAKIAGNSWAQRFHEQIASQVERYRYFTNNAPERREEALANHRLLVDAIASKDAEKAARVAFDHVIGARHETLRVISHKGLDVQ, translated from the coding sequence TTGGCAGATCCACAACCCCGGAACACTGGAGCGCACCTCGTTTACAACGAGCTGAAGCGGCGAATCCTCAGCCTCGAACTCAAACCAGGTGAACGCATCTACGAGCCGGCAATGGCCACGGAGCTCCAGGTCAGCCGGACCCCGCTCCGGGAAGCGATCCGTCGGCTGATCTCCGAAAGCCTGCTTGAGCAGCAACCCACTGGTGGAGTGCTTGTTCCGCTGCTGGACGAGAAAGCCATTTCCGAGTTGTACGACGTCCGGGCCGCCTTGGAGTCCCTCATGGCACGGGAAGCATGCGCCAATGCCACTGCAAAGGACCTCGAAGAGCTTCAAGGGATCGTGGCCCGCAATGCCGCGTTGGTGGACTTTGCTGATGAAGCCATGAAGTACGGGGTTGCCCTGCACGCCGCGATCGCCAAAATCGCCGGGAACTCCTGGGCACAGCGCTTTCATGAGCAGATCGCCAGCCAGGTTGAACGGTACCGGTACTTCACCAACAACGCCCCCGAACGTCGTGAAGAGGCGCTCGCCAATCACCGGCTACTGGTGGACGCCATTGCCTCCAAGGACGCGGAGAAGGCGGCCCGGGTTGCCTTCGACCACGTCATTGGTGCCCGCCACGAGACGTTGCGGGTCATTTCCCACAAGGGCCTCGACGTCCAATGA
- a CDS encoding GNAT family N-acetyltransferase, with product MTQPDAKKRLLAAYDQQLRTDAETSDALTVTGNGPLRLATFMGGRGFITYRDLGGADRDGIRRLVAEAIAFFEDQPGISRVEWKTRGHDHAPGLHEALVDMGFTADPPESIMIGEAQALSADVPLPDGVTLRRVVDEPDVRAMTAMQDEVFGEPVSNDMADALLHRMSLDDTMELWVAEAEGRVISAGRLDPVAGTEFAGIWGGATRPEWRGRGVYRALTARRAQSALAQGKAFIQSDSTEYSRPILERSGLVKVSTTTPYRWVRG from the coding sequence ATGACCCAACCCGACGCAAAAAAGCGCCTTCTCGCAGCCTATGACCAGCAGCTTCGCACGGATGCGGAGACTTCGGACGCCCTCACGGTCACCGGGAATGGTCCGCTCCGGCTGGCCACATTCATGGGTGGGCGCGGGTTCATCACTTACCGGGACTTGGGCGGGGCGGACAGGGACGGCATTCGTCGCCTGGTTGCTGAAGCGATCGCCTTCTTCGAAGACCAGCCCGGAATCAGCCGGGTCGAGTGGAAGACGCGCGGGCATGATCACGCCCCGGGACTCCACGAAGCACTTGTCGATATGGGCTTCACCGCTGATCCGCCTGAGTCGATCATGATCGGCGAAGCCCAGGCGTTGAGTGCGGACGTGCCGCTTCCCGACGGCGTGACGTTGCGTCGCGTCGTCGACGAACCGGACGTGCGGGCGATGACAGCGATGCAGGATGAAGTCTTCGGCGAGCCGGTTTCGAACGACATGGCTGATGCCCTGCTGCATCGGATGTCACTGGACGACACCATGGAACTGTGGGTCGCCGAGGCGGAGGGTCGCGTCATCAGTGCCGGGCGCCTCGATCCCGTGGCCGGAACCGAATTTGCCGGTATTTGGGGAGGTGCAACCCGTCCGGAGTGGCGTGGCCGCGGGGTTTACCGGGCACTCACTGCCCGCCGCGCCCAGTCAGCATTGGCTCAGGGCAAAGCATTTATCCAGAGCGACTCGACCGAGTACTCACGCCCGATTCTGGAACGCTCGGGATTGGTTAAGGTTTCGACGACGACGCCGTACCGCTGGGTGCGCGGCTGA
- a CDS encoding CG0192-related protein, protein MAIIHKANLSPTKLEIIADYLPAQPWFIQDGTPELIGAYRFDDPAGEVGLETHVVAAGERIYQVPLSYRGHELGGAEEWLIGTMDHSVLGKRWVYDACADPVYVKALATAILTGQEEAALLVEGEPEPRPSSVTVKGSGTLDGGVPDLSASAPVSGSGVTIINAGELRLKVTRVLDVAADASATTAAAPELHHELILSGQWAGLEKPVELAAVIRD, encoded by the coding sequence ATGGCGATCATACACAAAGCAAACCTGTCCCCCACCAAGCTCGAAATCATCGCTGACTATCTGCCGGCGCAGCCGTGGTTCATCCAGGACGGCACCCCGGAACTCATCGGCGCCTACCGCTTCGACGATCCCGCCGGCGAGGTCGGCCTCGAAACACATGTGGTGGCTGCGGGCGAGCGGATCTACCAGGTTCCCCTCAGCTATCGCGGACACGAGTTGGGTGGCGCCGAGGAATGGCTGATCGGCACCATGGACCATTCGGTCCTCGGCAAGCGCTGGGTCTACGACGCCTGCGCCGACCCTGTTTACGTCAAGGCCCTGGCCACGGCCATCCTCACCGGGCAGGAAGAGGCGGCCCTGCTGGTAGAGGGCGAGCCCGAACCCCGCCCCAGCAGCGTAACGGTCAAGGGCAGCGGAACGCTCGACGGCGGCGTGCCCGACTTGAGTGCCTCGGCGCCGGTATCGGGGAGTGGCGTGACCATCATTAATGCAGGCGAGCTGCGGTTGAAAGTGACCCGGGTGCTGGATGTGGCAGCAGACGCTTCAGCGACCACCGCTGCGGCACCGGAACTTCACCACGAGCTGATCCTGAGTGGACAATGGGCCGGCCTGGAGAAGCCCGTGGAGCTGGCCGCGGTGATCCGGGACTAG
- a CDS encoding DUF3040 domain-containing protein yields the protein MVRKSPVSLSDEERRSLEELEQDLAATDPDLAHELMSGRLRGAKARTTFGVLAVLCGFVMVIAGIITQLLVLGVVGFLLAGSGAYLLFAGTPFRRRVGRHGQGPAA from the coding sequence GTGGTGAGGAAGAGTCCGGTGTCCTTGTCGGATGAAGAGCGCAGGAGCCTGGAAGAACTGGAGCAGGACTTGGCTGCGACAGATCCAGACCTCGCGCATGAGCTGATGTCGGGCCGCCTTCGGGGAGCGAAGGCCCGCACGACCTTTGGGGTCCTTGCCGTGCTTTGCGGCTTCGTCATGGTGATCGCCGGGATCATCACCCAACTGTTGGTGCTGGGTGTGGTGGGCTTCCTGTTGGCTGGATCAGGCGCGTATCTGCTATTTGCCGGGACGCCGTTCCGGCGGCGCGTTGGCCGGCATGGACAAGGCCCCGCGGCTTAG
- a CDS encoding L-asparaginase family protein — MAHKSTVTPTPKAKVHAPRNRKRGRTLLLIAAGLVAGIAGGAFAVRMLVPPGEPEPARDPLRQPPEILPREEPVEISTRMRPGEWTEESLQAHIEDYRRRIREMGAKESQIITNVERTEAGAARVVVSWDRTRD; from the coding sequence ATGGCCCACAAATCGACCGTCACGCCGACTCCCAAAGCAAAGGTTCACGCCCCACGAAACCGCAAACGCGGGCGAACACTGTTGCTGATTGCAGCTGGCCTCGTCGCCGGGATAGCAGGCGGGGCTTTCGCTGTCCGGATGCTGGTGCCACCCGGCGAACCCGAGCCGGCCAGGGACCCTTTGCGCCAGCCCCCGGAGATCCTGCCCCGGGAAGAGCCGGTAGAGATCTCAACGAGGATGCGACCGGGCGAATGGACTGAAGAGTCGCTTCAGGCCCACATTGAAGACTACCGGCGCCGGATCCGGGAAATGGGCGCCAAGGAGTCACAGATCATTACCAACGTGGAGCGCACGGAAGCGGGCGCTGCGCGGGTAGTGGTCAGTTGGGACCGGACCCGGGACTAG
- a CDS encoding aldehyde dehydrogenase, translating into MNPDKTGAAPSNTMRPSPATPDEIYVGGTWRQGAGKLIESIDPATGACFATLHGATVDDVDAAVQAGLKAVENSGWARMLPHERASVLHRISDAILGNAERIAELQTLDTGKTLAETRALAVSAAGTFRFTAAALETLEDALTPSRGDYLSVSMYEPVGVVGAITPWNSPIASDAQKVAPALAAGNAVIIKPPVWAPWVSLLLARICDDAGLPPGLLSVLPGPGRTVGDALARHPQVGKISFTGGTSTGRTLGAVAAEKIMPITLELGGKSPTIVFADADLDQAVAGILYGIFSSTGQSCIAGSRVFIQRSIFEEVLNRLVDGAKRLRVGPGSDPATQVGPMVTHEHRDSVAAMVDAAWRDGATVLCGGGPPEDEALHAGAYFLPTILSGVSNSAAICQEEIFGPVAVVLPFDDETDLVREANDTVFGLACGVWTSDYRRAWRTAKAIQAGTVWINTYKQFSISTPFSGSKESGLGIEKGREGIRSYMRQKSIYLDLSGKPIDWAAQQPAVEQ; encoded by the coding sequence ATGAACCCCGACAAAACCGGAGCTGCGCCGAGCAATACGATGCGCCCCTCCCCTGCAACACCCGATGAGATTTACGTCGGAGGCACGTGGCGGCAAGGAGCCGGAAAGCTCATCGAGTCAATCGATCCAGCCACGGGCGCGTGCTTCGCAACGTTGCACGGAGCCACGGTCGATGATGTCGATGCCGCCGTCCAGGCAGGCTTGAAAGCGGTCGAGAACAGTGGTTGGGCGCGGATGCTCCCCCACGAACGGGCCTCAGTGCTGCATCGGATCAGTGACGCCATCCTGGGCAATGCGGAAAGAATTGCTGAGCTGCAGACCCTCGACACCGGAAAGACGCTCGCTGAAACCCGAGCCCTCGCCGTCAGCGCCGCGGGCACCTTCCGCTTCACGGCGGCTGCCTTGGAAACGTTGGAGGACGCTCTGACTCCCTCCCGCGGCGACTACCTCTCTGTTTCGATGTACGAGCCCGTGGGCGTGGTGGGTGCCATCACGCCGTGGAACTCGCCGATCGCCAGCGACGCCCAGAAGGTTGCGCCAGCCCTTGCGGCAGGCAACGCCGTGATCATCAAGCCCCCGGTGTGGGCGCCTTGGGTTTCGCTCCTCTTGGCCCGAATTTGTGACGACGCCGGCCTGCCGCCCGGGCTGCTCTCCGTACTGCCGGGACCGGGACGGACGGTGGGTGACGCTCTGGCGCGCCATCCGCAGGTCGGCAAGATCTCGTTCACGGGCGGCACCTCCACCGGACGGACCCTGGGCGCGGTTGCCGCTGAAAAGATCATGCCCATCACGTTGGAGTTGGGCGGCAAGTCGCCCACGATTGTGTTCGCCGATGCCGATCTTGACCAGGCCGTGGCCGGCATCCTGTACGGAATCTTCTCTTCGACCGGCCAGAGTTGCATTGCCGGTTCGAGGGTCTTCATCCAACGTTCGATCTTTGAGGAAGTCCTGAACCGGCTTGTCGATGGGGCCAAACGGCTCCGCGTTGGTCCCGGTTCCGATCCTGCCACGCAAGTGGGCCCCATGGTGACGCACGAGCACAGGGACAGTGTGGCTGCCATGGTGGACGCTGCGTGGCGGGACGGGGCCACTGTGCTGTGTGGTGGCGGGCCTCCGGAAGATGAGGCGCTGCATGCCGGAGCCTACTTCCTGCCAACCATCCTGAGCGGGGTGTCGAATTCGGCCGCCATTTGCCAGGAGGAGATCTTTGGACCGGTGGCAGTGGTCCTGCCTTTCGACGACGAAACCGACCTCGTCCGGGAAGCAAACGACACCGTCTTTGGTCTCGCGTGCGGTGTTTGGACGAGCGATTATCGCCGCGCATGGCGCACAGCCAAAGCCATCCAGGCGGGAACGGTGTGGATCAACACCTACAAGCAGTTCAGCATTTCGACGCCGTTCAGCGGGTCCAAGGAAAGCGGGCTGGGCATCGAAAAGGGCCGCGAAGGCATCCGCTCCTATATGCGGCAAAAGAGCATCTACCTGGACCTGTCCGGAAAGCCCATCGACTGGGCGGCCCAGCAACCCGCCGTCGAACAATAA